One window of Candidatus Tokpelaia hoelldoblerii genomic DNA carries:
- a CDS encoding Penicillin-binding protein (bhsal00410) encodes MKIARILTLLLSFVSAHPTLAAPYIAVDMATGRVLAHNQAFDRWYPASLTKMMTAYVAFRALQTGDITLQTPVLVSANAAKVPPSRSGYKPGSTLQLDTALTILLVRSANDIAVAIGEMVSGSEAAFIARMNAEAQRLGMIGTHFANTNGLPSTRNYSTARDMAVLATQIRREFPQYAHFFKIQAIDFGQNKRVQQNSNNLIGRFSGADGMKTGFICSSGFNLASSATRDGRTIIAVVLGADRIDQREALSAQLLTDGFKNDGSSQVTLATLRPYGTKLAQATDMREQICTEEAWKARAQFRDEKGNTIFNSPFISVLRDKPAVMPVRLLAPPPRLKRGELPIWKIPVPAPRPETY; translated from the coding sequence ATGAAAATCGCGCGAATTCTGACTTTGCTTTTATCATTTGTCAGCGCGCATCCCACACTCGCCGCGCCCTATATCGCAGTTGATATGGCGACAGGGCGTGTTTTGGCGCATAATCAGGCATTTGACCGCTGGTATCCAGCCTCCCTGACCAAGATGATGACCGCCTATGTCGCTTTCCGTGCTTTGCAGACAGGCGATATCACCCTGCAAACACCGGTTCTTGTTTCCGCCAATGCAGCCAAAGTCCCGCCCAGCCGCTCCGGTTATAAACCCGGCTCCACTCTGCAACTTGATACAGCGCTGACCATTCTTCTGGTCAGGTCCGCCAATGACATTGCTGTCGCCATCGGCGAAATGGTTTCCGGTTCTGAAGCCGCCTTTATTGCCCGGATGAACGCAGAAGCCCAGCGCCTTGGCATGATCGGCACACATTTTGCCAACACCAACGGCCTGCCCAGCACCCGGAATTATTCCACCGCCCGCGATATGGCGGTTCTGGCCACCCAAATCCGCCGTGAATTTCCACAATACGCGCACTTTTTTAAAATTCAGGCCATTGATTTCGGCCAGAACAAACGAGTCCAGCAGAATTCCAACAATCTGATTGGCCGCTTCAGCGGCGCGGACGGCATGAAAACCGGCTTTATCTGTTCATCCGGTTTTAATCTGGCCTCATCCGCCACCCGGGACGGCCGGACTATTATCGCTGTTGTTCTCGGCGCGGACCGGATTGACCAGCGCGAAGCACTTTCGGCACAATTACTGACAGACGGCTTTAAAAATGACGGCTCTTCACAGGTCACACTGGCAACCCTGCGCCCCTACGGCACAAAACTGGCGCAGGCGACAGACATGCGCGAGCAAATCTGCACGGAAGAAGCATGGAAAGCCCGCGCGCAATTCCGCGATGAAAAAGGCAACACCATTTTCAATTCCCCTTTCATAAGTGTCCTGCGGGATAAACCGGCTGTTATGCCGGTGCGCCTGCTGGCGCCACCGCCGCGATTGAAAAGAGGCGAACTGCCGATATGGAAAATCCCTGTACCGGCGCCGCGTCCTGAAACCTATTAA
- the uspA gene encoding Universal stress protein UspA (bhsal00420) codes for MQKKVKIEKMFERILVATDGSDLADRGIDAAIELARSTHGELFIVTVTSLMPSYGIVVGSEWAASPGALEDFRKEMETGAKRILERALNKAKKAKVKAQGIHAENQLAAAGVVDAADEHDVGLIILASHGRRGVNKLILGSQASEVMAMSARPVLVVK; via the coding sequence ATGCAGAAAAAAGTGAAGATTGAGAAAATGTTTGAACGTATTCTGGTGGCGACAGACGGGTCAGATCTGGCGGATCGTGGTATCGATGCGGCCATTGAACTGGCCAGGAGTACACATGGCGAGCTGTTTATTGTCACTGTCACAAGCTTGATGCCTTCTTATGGCATTGTTGTCGGTTCTGAATGGGCGGCAAGCCCGGGCGCTCTTGAGGATTTTCGCAAGGAAATGGAAACCGGCGCTAAAAGAATTCTGGAAAGAGCCTTGAACAAGGCAAAAAAGGCCAAGGTTAAGGCACAGGGAATTCATGCGGAAAACCAGCTTGCCGCTGCAGGCGTTGTTGATGCTGCGGATGAACATGATGTCGGGTTGATTATCCTGGCCTCGCATGGGCGGCGCGGGGTCAACAAGCTGATTCTTGGCAGTCAGGCCTCGGAAGTGATGGCGATGAGCGCCCGTCCGGTGCTGGTGGTCAAATAA
- the bioY gene encoding Biotin transporter substrate-specific component (bhsal00430), translated as MPVKDLVMIALGAALVAAFGFLPPIPLPLFAVPVTAQTLGVMLAGALFGGKRAFLAVGIFLLLVAAGFPLLPGGRGGPGAFINPTSGYLIGFLFSAGSIGFLYDRFRNRLTITREMLFLILGGIVVEHACGIIGLAGGGYMPFPAAVIADLVFIPGDLVKAALACMAARRIRRALPRSILQS; from the coding sequence ATGCCCGTTAAAGACCTTGTCATGATTGCCCTTGGCGCCGCCCTTGTCGCTGCCTTTGGCTTTCTGCCGCCCATTCCATTGCCGCTGTTTGCGGTTCCTGTCACCGCACAGACTTTGGGCGTCATGCTGGCTGGCGCTCTTTTCGGCGGCAAACGCGCCTTTCTGGCAGTTGGTATTTTTCTGCTTCTTGTTGCTGCCGGCTTTCCGCTTTTACCCGGTGGGCGCGGTGGCCCCGGCGCTTTTATCAACCCGACAAGCGGCTACCTTATCGGCTTTTTATTCAGCGCCGGATCAATCGGCTTCCTTTATGACCGTTTCCGCAACCGGCTGACAATCACCAGGGAAATGCTGTTCCTTATTCTCGGCGGCATTGTTGTTGAACATGCCTGCGGTATTATCGGCCTTGCCGGTGGCGGCTATATGCCCTTTCCCGCCGCTGTTATTGCCGATCTCGTCTTTATTCCCGGCGATCTTGTCAAGGCGGCGCTTGCCTGCATGGCAGCGCGGCGTATCCGCCGGGCTCTTCCGCGAAGCATTCTGCAATCATAA
- the bioN gene encoding Biotin transport system permease protein (bhsal00440) — protein MIVTTVLPAPSSFLHRINAGYKFLSLFCISLLLFFAGTLPVIATTLIMTIGFYKATHLPLKQIWQQLRPIRWLLLFLAVFQLFYNGWYEMSVTIGRLVTMLLLAGLIMLTTTATAIMASFERSFQFLRPFGANPAKISLVLSLTLRFIPMLAQISQEVREAQKARGLEYSFTAIAIPVLIRTLKTSGEISAAIEARCYDEPST, from the coding sequence ATGATTGTCACCACCGTCCTGCCCGCACCTTCATCCTTTCTGCACCGCATAAACGCCGGTTATAAATTCCTTTCGTTGTTCTGCATAAGCCTGTTGCTGTTTTTTGCCGGCACACTGCCTGTCATTGCCACCACGCTCATCATGACAATCGGCTTCTATAAAGCAACACATCTGCCGCTCAAACAGATATGGCAACAATTGCGGCCAATCCGGTGGCTGCTGCTCTTCCTCGCGGTCTTTCAGCTGTTTTACAATGGCTGGTATGAAATGTCCGTCACAATCGGGCGGCTTGTCACCATGCTGCTGCTGGCCGGATTGATCATGCTCACCACCACCGCAACCGCAATCATGGCAAGTTTTGAACGCTCCTTTCAATTTCTGCGGCCATTTGGCGCCAACCCGGCAAAGATATCGCTTGTCCTGTCCCTGACATTGCGCTTTATCCCCATGCTGGCGCAAATCAGCCAAGAGGTACGCGAGGCACAAAAAGCCCGCGGACTGGAATACAGCTTTACGGCCATTGCCATTCCCGTTCTGATCCGCACTTTAAAAACAAGCGGGGAGATCTCGGCAGCGATTGAAGCGCGTTGCTATGATGAGCCCTCAACCTGA
- the bioM gene encoding Biotin transport system ATP-binding protein (bhsal00450): protein MQPWPTLCFSNVSVAFDNHTAVQALNLTLAEQRIGIIGANGSGKSTFARLINGLVAPTHGTVNIDGLDTVRDGKAIRRKVGFVFQNPDNQIVMPTVEEDLAFGLTNLKLDKEEIEKRIETTLQHYHLTALRQQAAHSLSGGQKQLLAICGVLVIQPQTIVLDEPTTQLDLRNKRQIAAVIEKLNQQIIMVTHDLPLLTNFNRVLVFDNGHLVCDAPPAQAIAFYEQLMA from the coding sequence ATGCAGCCGTGGCCAACGCTCTGTTTCAGCAATGTTTCTGTGGCATTTGACAACCATACGGCTGTGCAGGCGCTGAACCTTACCCTTGCTGAACAGCGTATCGGCATTATCGGCGCCAACGGTTCAGGCAAAAGCACTTTTGCCCGTCTGATTAACGGCCTTGTTGCACCGACACATGGTACAGTCAATATTGATGGGCTGGACACAGTCAGGGACGGCAAGGCCATACGGCGCAAAGTCGGCTTTGTCTTCCAGAATCCTGACAACCAGATTGTCATGCCGACAGTGGAGGAAGACCTTGCCTTTGGCCTGACAAATTTAAAACTTGACAAGGAAGAGATAGAAAAGCGGATTGAAACCACCCTGCAACACTATCATCTCACCGCCTTGCGCCAACAGGCGGCACACAGCCTGAGCGGCGGGCAGAAACAGTTGCTGGCTATTTGCGGCGTGCTCGTCATACAGCCGCAAACAATCGTTCTGGATGAACCGACAACCCAGCTTGACCTGCGCAACAAGCGGCAGATCGCCGCAGTGATTGAAAAACTCAACCAGCAGATCATCATGGTGACCCATGATTTACCGCTGCTGACAAACTTCAACCGGGTCCTGGTATTTGACAACGGACACCTCGTGTGCGACGCCCCTCCCGCACAGGCCATTGCATTTTATGAACAATTGATGGCCTGA